The Falco rusticolus isolate bFalRus1 chromosome 5, bFalRus1.pri, whole genome shotgun sequence genome has a segment encoding these proteins:
- the CLDND1 gene encoding claudin domain-containing protein 1 isoform X2 produces the protein MTTNCISFSLSDQFMEKYIEPGNHNSGTDLNRTYLWRLQFLLPFVSLGLMCFGALIGLCACACRSLYPAIATGVLHFLAGLCTLGLVGCYVAGIELLHKKLPLPDDVRGEFGWSFCLACVSAPLQFMAAALFIWAARTNRKEFTLLKAYRVA, from the exons ATGACTACAAACTGCATCAGTTTTTCCCTCTCTGATCAGTTTATGGAAAAGTACATAGAGCCTGGAAATCACAATAGTGGCACGGATTTGAATCGTACAT ATCTCTGGCGATTGCAGTTTCTACTGCCCTTTGTCAGCCTGGGCCTCATGTGCTTTGGGGCTCTGATTGGGCTCTGTGCTTGTGCCTGTCGCAGCCTTTACCCAGCCATTGCCACTGGAGTCCTCCATTTCCTAGCAG gGCTTTGTACACTGGGCCTCGTTGGCTGCTACGTAGCTGGGATCGAGCTGCTCCATAAGAAGCTGCCCCTGCCTGATGATGTGAGAGGTGAATTTGGCTGGTCCTTCTGCCTCGCCTGTGTCTCAGCACCTTTGCAGTTTATGGCAGCCGCTCTTTTCATCTGGGCGGCTCGCACCAACAGAAAGGAATTCACTCTCCTGAAAGCGTACCGCGTGGCAtaa